A genomic region of Ferrimicrobium acidiphilum DSM 19497 contains the following coding sequences:
- a CDS encoding amidase family protein — MTELRTVQDFKNLSATPDWGPTLVEELTTRQHNDGLNALLFVATPDQSFGCSGLLAGLPILIKDNIDTHDLPTTAGSYALSLNPPTRDATVVSRLREAGATIIGKTNLSEWANFRGISSVSGWSGRGGITRNPHDSARTAGGSSSGSAAAVAAGYVPVAIGTETDGSILCPAAVNGVVGFKSTPGDIDRTGVIPLSSTQDSVGIFANRVGDARLVAKVVVDSTHEALRPNYVVVESMLANLNPKTITCFEETLTSLTKHGYSITRLPKVSDGSLEPDEEAEQIVLVYEMSVELDRYLKDRNDATSRSLADVTDYNVAHPDQEFTFFGQELLTMGLTHPWEEGSYRKALDSNRERCRKGIEAALAEADADILLAPTMDAAWLIDTINGDPMAIGNWSVAAVAGCPSLTLPIGSLAHMPIGMTMISRPHTDLALLGQAEAIQLALDRL; from the coding sequence ATGACCGAACTGCGCACCGTCCAAGATTTCAAGAACCTCTCTGCTACCCCCGACTGGGGGCCAACGTTAGTTGAGGAACTGACCACCCGCCAGCACAACGACGGACTAAACGCTCTCCTCTTTGTCGCCACCCCAGACCAATCATTTGGTTGCTCTGGGTTGCTAGCAGGGCTACCGATCCTGATAAAGGACAACATCGACACCCACGATCTACCCACTACCGCCGGGTCCTATGCGCTATCGCTAAACCCTCCGACCCGTGACGCAACCGTTGTCAGCAGACTGCGGGAGGCAGGCGCGACCATCATCGGCAAAACGAACCTATCGGAGTGGGCCAACTTCCGCGGCATCTCCTCAGTCTCTGGGTGGAGCGGTCGTGGAGGAATCACCCGAAACCCACATGACAGCGCTAGAACGGCTGGCGGGTCGAGCTCTGGCTCAGCGGCAGCGGTGGCGGCAGGCTATGTGCCGGTAGCCATTGGCACCGAGACCGATGGCTCCATTCTCTGTCCAGCAGCGGTAAATGGAGTGGTGGGTTTCAAGTCAACTCCAGGTGACATCGACCGAACTGGGGTGATCCCGCTCTCGAGCACTCAGGACTCGGTGGGCATCTTCGCCAATCGCGTTGGGGATGCCCGCCTGGTAGCAAAGGTGGTCGTCGACTCAACGCACGAAGCTCTCAGACCGAACTACGTCGTTGTAGAGTCGATGCTCGCCAACCTTAATCCGAAGACCATCACCTGCTTTGAGGAGACACTGACATCGCTGACCAAACACGGTTATAGCATCACACGCCTCCCCAAGGTCTCCGACGGCAGCCTTGAGCCTGACGAGGAGGCAGAGCAGATCGTCCTGGTCTACGAGATGTCGGTGGAGCTTGATCGCTATCTGAAGGACCGCAACGACGCAACCTCTCGGTCCCTTGCTGATGTCACCGACTACAACGTCGCTCACCCAGACCAGGAGTTCACCTTCTTTGGGCAAGAGCTGCTCACCATGGGACTCACTCACCCATGGGAGGAGGGCAGCTATCGCAAAGCGCTGGACTCCAACCGTGAGCGGTGTCGTAAGGGTATAGAGGCCGCACTAGCCGAAGCCGATGCAGACATCCTCCTAGCCCCCACCATGGACGCCGCCTGGCTGATCGACACGATCAACGGTGATCCGATGGCAATCGGGAACTGGTCGGTAGCTGCGGTAGCCGGATGCCCCTCCCTCACTCTCCCCATCGGCTCACTCGCACACATGCCTATTGGTATGACTATGATCAGTCGACCCCATACCGATCTCGCACTCCTCGGCCAAGCTGAGGCCATCCAGTTGGCACTCGATCGGCTTTGA
- a CDS encoding SRPBCC family protein — protein sequence MSTINVERHLGVPLSVAWNELADIEHHVEWMADATNIEFLTAQHRGTGTRFSCLTQVGPLKTRDLMEITNWEEGSSISVRHHGLITGEGCLQLRGYSDDSCQLTWNEVLRFPIGVGGPLTAALAQPILTRIWRGNLRRFEQSAIRRLESNKP from the coding sequence GTGAGCACCATCAACGTCGAACGCCATCTTGGAGTCCCGCTATCTGTCGCATGGAACGAACTCGCCGACATCGAGCACCACGTCGAATGGATGGCTGACGCCACCAACATAGAGTTCCTCACCGCCCAACATCGTGGTACCGGAACGCGATTCAGTTGCTTGACCCAGGTCGGGCCGCTCAAAACTCGTGACCTGATGGAGATTACAAATTGGGAGGAGGGGTCGTCAATTAGCGTACGCCACCATGGGTTGATCACCGGCGAGGGATGTCTGCAGCTTCGTGGATACTCCGACGATAGCTGCCAACTGACGTGGAACGAGGTGCTGCGCTTCCCGATCGGCGTAGGCGGACCCCTCACCGCGGCACTGGCCCAGCCTATCCTCACAAGAATCTGGAGAGGGAATCTGCGAAGATTCGAGCAGTCGGCGATACGACGGCTAGAATCAAACAAGCCATGA
- a CDS encoding DEAD/DEAH box helicase, whose protein sequence is MPSDLEARFRALSHKAPADVADSAPADDSSIVEVIERAGFYRDQIAQSIVIPARDARFLEPDKPLSPYTRQAVLPGGGRLYSHQALVYDHVQQGSNVVLATPTASGKTLAFVLPTLERLLADPQATALFLYPTKALAYDQLERLRELDQTLGGQLRPAVYDGDTPAAERAKIRANARIIISNPHGLHLYLGWHSSWESFLSNLSVVVIDEAHHYVGSLGASFQGLLWRLERLTHHYHARPVIIAASGTIANPREHLQTLTNQPFVVVDDSGASQSERTVLFWDCTRDPKTPPSTQAAYLTRHLIRMRRSVVVFSNTRAQAEYVAMAGSDRSHRILPYRSGYSAEMRRRVEHELRSGSIRGVSATSALELGVDIGSLDTVVLNGYPGSISSLWQRLGRAGRTNLDALGIVMVGGDPISRSLLANAAELLERTPEHAIAASDDTDILTRHLLLAAAELPLEETSIEDGPGATAALSDLVNRDLLIKDGTTYRSTKQRPHLGTPFMEREASYEIHFQGTRDHRAVERISIRQALREAHKGAVFLHFGTPFRVQRVDSERREIVCIPETEGHHTQPALFRSLSQGRILEHLEPHPTLGIERIEALVVEQVTGYKEFDQQGRQVAKRKVTSPIISSPAEAVVLTCVDPIYLGIDPEDLFAGLHALEHALAKVLPLLTNGGTSDLASLTLRNGDAPSIVIYYLTKSHPSTMITKVIHNLHEALSLAEHLIAACSCASGCPFCVLDARCDDEVIDKGAALALSRLLGKISVGTALDSSGDEEG, encoded by the coding sequence TTGCCCAGCGATCTTGAGGCTCGTTTTCGGGCTCTCTCGCATAAGGCGCCCGCAGACGTAGCTGACTCCGCCCCGGCTGATGACTCCTCGATCGTCGAGGTGATCGAGCGTGCTGGATTCTACCGCGATCAGATCGCCCAAAGCATCGTCATCCCGGCACGCGATGCACGCTTTCTCGAACCCGACAAGCCACTATCACCGTATACCCGACAAGCCGTTCTACCCGGTGGCGGACGACTCTATTCCCACCAGGCACTGGTCTATGACCACGTCCAACAGGGGAGCAACGTTGTTTTGGCGACACCCACAGCCTCTGGCAAAACACTCGCCTTTGTACTCCCTACTCTGGAGCGACTGCTCGCCGATCCACAAGCTACAGCCCTGTTTCTCTACCCCACCAAGGCGCTCGCCTACGACCAGTTGGAGCGGCTCCGTGAACTCGATCAAACTCTCGGCGGCCAGCTTCGCCCTGCAGTCTATGACGGAGACACCCCGGCCGCAGAGCGGGCAAAGATCCGCGCGAACGCACGTATTATCATCTCCAACCCTCACGGCCTGCATCTCTATCTCGGCTGGCACAGTAGCTGGGAGTCGTTTCTCAGTAACTTGAGTGTGGTGGTGATCGACGAGGCTCACCACTACGTCGGCAGCCTGGGGGCATCCTTCCAGGGGTTACTTTGGCGTCTTGAACGACTTACACATCACTACCACGCTCGACCGGTGATCATCGCCGCCTCCGGCACCATTGCTAACCCGAGAGAACACCTGCAGACGCTCACGAATCAGCCATTCGTCGTCGTAGACGATAGCGGTGCCAGTCAGTCCGAACGCACCGTTCTCTTCTGGGACTGCACACGAGATCCTAAGACCCCGCCATCCACCCAAGCCGCCTACCTAACCCGTCACCTGATCAGAATGCGACGATCGGTGGTCGTATTTTCGAATACTCGTGCCCAAGCTGAGTACGTTGCAATGGCAGGCTCGGATAGAAGTCACCGCATCCTCCCCTATCGCTCCGGGTACTCAGCCGAGATGCGTCGCCGTGTCGAACATGAGTTGCGCTCTGGCAGCATTCGCGGGGTCTCTGCTACCAGTGCGCTCGAACTCGGGGTAGATATTGGTTCGCTCGACACCGTCGTCCTCAACGGCTACCCAGGTTCAATCTCCTCGCTATGGCAACGGCTGGGGCGAGCGGGACGCACCAACCTCGACGCCCTCGGCATCGTGATGGTCGGAGGCGACCCGATCTCACGCTCACTACTCGCCAACGCCGCCGAGCTACTCGAACGCACCCCAGAACATGCGATCGCAGCCTCTGACGACACCGACATCCTCACTCGTCACCTACTCCTTGCCGCAGCTGAGCTTCCACTTGAGGAGACATCCATAGAGGATGGGCCGGGCGCGACCGCCGCCCTCTCTGACCTGGTGAATCGCGATCTGCTCATCAAAGATGGAACCACCTATCGATCGACCAAGCAACGTCCCCATCTAGGCACCCCCTTCATGGAGCGCGAAGCCAGCTACGAGATTCACTTTCAAGGAACTCGTGACCATCGCGCCGTCGAGAGAATCTCGATACGTCAGGCCCTCCGTGAGGCCCACAAAGGAGCGGTCTTCCTTCATTTCGGTACACCATTTCGAGTACAGCGCGTAGACTCCGAGCGTCGCGAGATCGTCTGCATCCCAGAGACCGAAGGGCATCACACTCAACCGGCTCTCTTTCGCTCGCTGTCACAGGGCAGGATTCTCGAACACCTCGAACCTCATCCCACGCTTGGAATCGAACGGATAGAGGCACTCGTCGTGGAGCAGGTTACCGGCTACAAAGAGTTCGATCAGCAGGGGCGACAGGTGGCCAAGCGCAAAGTCACAAGTCCGATTATCTCAAGTCCAGCAGAGGCGGTCGTCCTCACCTGCGTCGATCCTATATACCTTGGCATCGACCCCGAGGATCTATTTGCCGGCCTGCATGCGCTCGAACACGCCCTCGCCAAGGTGCTACCGCTCTTGACCAACGGAGGAACCTCGGATCTGGCTAGCCTCACCCTCCGCAACGGTGACGCGCCATCGATCGTTATCTACTATCTCACAAAATCGCATCCATCTACGATGATAACCAAGGTCATCCATAACCTTCACGAGGCACTCTCACTCGCCGAGCACCTGATTGCCGCCTGCTCCTGCGCCAGCGGCTGTCCATTCTGCGTGCTCGATGCACGCTGCGATGACGAAGTGATCGACAAGGGTGCCGCACTTGCGCTGTCCAGGCTCCTCGGCAAGATCAGCGTTGGCACCGCTCTCGACTCCAGTGGGGATGAGGAAGGCTAG
- a CDS encoding TIGR04255 family protein → MTPFGPSVQEVRLARAPLVNVIAQVRFPAVMKIEDSAFVANFQEAIRNDYPILRSERQLGVLIGPGGVRPQDAGTVWRFETKDPATWQVTLTPTFVSLSAKHYTCRSDLLERLTVVLRALEGWLQPNVCDRIGIRYVDRVAGSQLARISTLVRPEILGVGGDEATLGGAEIVHSMSDAMFRLDDSSQLRGRWGRLPAGATYDPGIEPARESSWVLDLDHYTSRSEEFDLTTIGCKAAEFCDRIYTFFRWAVTDAFLDEFGAER, encoded by the coding sequence ATGACCCCGTTCGGACCGTCGGTGCAGGAAGTGCGTCTGGCTAGGGCTCCCCTGGTGAACGTAATTGCCCAGGTGCGCTTCCCAGCAGTGATGAAGATCGAGGACAGCGCCTTCGTGGCGAACTTTCAAGAGGCTATACGGAACGACTACCCGATCCTCCGCTCGGAGCGACAGCTGGGCGTCCTGATCGGACCGGGAGGGGTTCGGCCACAGGATGCTGGAACCGTGTGGCGCTTCGAGACGAAGGATCCGGCTACTTGGCAGGTGACGCTGACGCCAACTTTCGTGTCGCTCTCGGCGAAGCATTATACGTGCCGGAGCGACCTTCTGGAGCGCCTGACCGTCGTGCTCCGCGCCCTAGAGGGCTGGCTACAGCCGAACGTCTGTGACCGGATCGGCATCCGATACGTAGACCGAGTGGCAGGCAGTCAGCTCGCTCGGATCAGCACGCTCGTCCGTCCGGAGATACTCGGCGTTGGCGGTGATGAAGCCACGCTTGGTGGTGCGGAGATCGTGCACTCTATGTCGGACGCGATGTTCCGCCTAGACGACTCTTCGCAGTTGCGTGGACGATGGGGCAGGCTTCCCGCAGGTGCGACCTATGACCCTGGGATCGAACCAGCCCGCGAATCATCATGGGTCCTCGATCTCGATCACTATACATCCCGGTCCGAGGAGTTCGACCTTACCACCATCGGCTGCAAGGCTGCTGAGTTTTGCGACCGTATCTATACGTTTTTCCGTTGGGCAGTCACTGATGCGTTCCTCGATGAGTTCGGAGCAGAACGATGA
- a CDS encoding helix-turn-helix domain-containing protein, protein MNRQLYVRPSTPLDDPEVEGPWAILPIADMLVEWGSSTTMRLGLPLAVHDPDDVVLAAERMTAGAVSWSNQFWRIDVSSTETGIIYASTPRPVRQEVQKLRDEIARCTRLTREQIARALSVDRRSLSGWVKGESTPSADKLGRLQLLADVVRDIDASKFGGVTEILLSRTGGHDLLDHIASGRLAHARDWRTWLGATLSVTIVHRQSVKRPLHQNALDAYLRGELRPLGRAATIRPESDYEQDLARAERLMPDEPVRRSRRGYR, encoded by the coding sequence ATGAACCGGCAACTATACGTGCGACCTAGCACCCCCCTCGACGATCCTGAGGTTGAGGGACCCTGGGCTATTCTTCCGATCGCAGACATGCTCGTTGAGTGGGGGTCCTCAACCACGATGAGGCTCGGGCTGCCGCTCGCAGTCCATGATCCCGACGACGTCGTCCTCGCTGCCGAACGAATGACTGCCGGAGCTGTCAGCTGGAGCAACCAGTTCTGGCGAATTGATGTCAGTTCGACAGAGACCGGCATTATCTATGCGAGCACTCCTCGACCGGTACGTCAGGAGGTACAGAAACTCCGCGATGAGATCGCTCGGTGTACGCGCCTTACCCGCGAGCAAATCGCGCGGGCTCTCAGTGTCGATCGTCGGTCGTTGAGTGGCTGGGTCAAGGGGGAGTCCACCCCTAGCGCAGACAAGTTGGGACGATTGCAACTCCTAGCGGACGTGGTCAGGGATATTGACGCATCCAAGTTTGGGGGTGTCACCGAGATATTGCTGAGCCGAACTGGAGGACACGACCTCCTCGATCACATCGCAAGTGGTAGGCTCGCTCATGCGCGTGACTGGCGTACCTGGCTGGGGGCGACACTTTCGGTGACGATCGTGCACCGTCAGTCAGTCAAGCGTCCGTTACATCAGAACGCACTCGACGCCTATTTGCGAGGTGAGCTTCGTCCGCTCGGACGTGCGGCTACCATCCGGCCCGAGTCAGATTACGAGCAGGACCTCGCCCGAGCTGAGCGTCTCATGCCAGACGAGCCGGTTCGGAGGAGCCGCAGGGGCTACCGATGA